One part of the Streptomyces sp. AM 2-1-1 genome encodes these proteins:
- a CDS encoding NAD(P)/FAD-dependent oxidoreductase: MTEAASSAEYDVVVIGAGPVGENVADRVRAAGLSAAVVESELVGGECSYWACMPSKALLRPVVARAEARRVPGLEAAVKGPLDAAAVLAHRDGFTSHWKDDGQVAWLESVGADVFRGTGRLTGEKQVSVTAPDGTVRHLTARHAVAVCTGSRAVVPDLPGVAGARPWTSREATSAKSVPGRLVVVGGGVVGVEMATAWQGLGARVTLLVRGGGLLPKMEPFAGELVAEALTEAGADIRYGVSVTALNRSAPDGPVTVELDDGDPIEADEILFATGRAPRTDDLGLETVDREPGGWLSVDDSCRVDGSTWLYAVGDVNHRALLTHQGKYQARIAGAAIAARAHGEPSLETDPWGAHAATADHAAVPQVVFTDPEAASVGLTLAEAEHAGLRVRAVDYDLGGVAGAGLYASGYRGHARMIVDLDREIVLGVTFVGPGVGELLHSATVAVAGEVPIDRLWHAVPAYPTISEVWLRLLEAFRG; encoded by the coding sequence ATGACTGAAGCTGCCAGCAGTGCCGAGTACGACGTCGTGGTCATCGGAGCGGGCCCGGTCGGCGAGAACGTCGCCGACCGGGTCAGGGCCGCGGGGCTGAGCGCGGCGGTCGTGGAATCCGAACTCGTCGGCGGCGAGTGCTCGTACTGGGCCTGCATGCCCAGCAAGGCCCTGCTGCGCCCCGTCGTCGCCCGGGCCGAGGCCCGCAGGGTGCCGGGACTCGAAGCCGCGGTGAAGGGCCCTCTCGACGCCGCCGCCGTCCTCGCCCATCGGGACGGATTCACCTCCCACTGGAAGGACGACGGGCAGGTGGCGTGGCTGGAGAGCGTCGGCGCGGACGTCTTCCGGGGAACGGGGCGGTTGACCGGCGAGAAGCAGGTCTCCGTCACCGCCCCGGACGGAACGGTCCGCCACCTGACCGCGCGGCACGCCGTCGCCGTCTGCACCGGCAGCCGCGCCGTCGTACCCGACCTGCCCGGTGTCGCCGGGGCCCGCCCCTGGACCAGCCGCGAAGCGACCAGCGCGAAGAGCGTGCCCGGCCGGCTCGTCGTCGTCGGCGGCGGAGTCGTCGGCGTGGAGATGGCCACCGCCTGGCAGGGCCTGGGAGCCCGGGTGACGCTGCTCGTCCGGGGTGGCGGTCTGCTGCCGAAGATGGAACCCTTCGCCGGCGAACTGGTCGCCGAGGCCCTCACCGAGGCCGGTGCCGACATCCGGTACGGAGTCTCGGTCACCGCCCTGAACCGGAGCGCCCCCGACGGACCGGTCACCGTCGAACTCGACGACGGCGACCCGATCGAGGCCGACGAGATCCTCTTCGCCACCGGCCGCGCCCCCCGCACCGACGACCTCGGCCTGGAGACGGTGGACCGCGAGCCCGGCGGCTGGCTGAGCGTGGACGACAGCTGCCGGGTGGACGGCAGTACCTGGCTCTACGCCGTCGGGGACGTCAACCACCGCGCCCTCCTCACTCACCAGGGCAAGTACCAGGCCCGGATCGCCGGTGCCGCCATCGCCGCCCGCGCGCACGGTGAACCCTCGCTGGAGACCGACCCCTGGGGCGCCCACGCCGCCACCGCCGACCACGCCGCCGTCCCCCAGGTGGTCTTCACCGACCCGGAGGCCGCCTCCGTCGGACTCACCCTCGCGGAAGCCGAACACGCCGGTCTGCGGGTGCGCGCGGTCGACTACGACCTCGGCGGGGTCGCCGGCGCCGGCCTCTACGCCTCCGGCTACCGGGGGCACGCCCGCATGATCGTCGACCTGGACCGGGAGATCGTCCTCGGCGTCACCTTCGTCGGCCCCGGCGTCGGCGAGCTCCTGCACTCCGCCACGGTCGCCGTGGCGGGCGAAGTGCCGATCGACCGCCTGTGGCACGCCGTCCCCGCCTACCCCACCATCAGCGAGGTGTGGCTGAGGCTGCTGGAAGCGTTTCGCGGGTAG
- a CDS encoding LacI family DNA-binding transcriptional regulator has translation MSQLPQQPSESPVPTSADVARLAGVSRATVSYVLNNNPTMRISEPTRRRVREAARDLGYVPHAAARSLRAGHTRMVLLPTGHLPEGPLYRHFLQELQTGLRGLDYTVVQYGSAGLGADEAARAWAELRPVAVVAPAGLALTPYGIAVLIRSGAKAVITLGPHPVEGAHGLVLDQREVGGSAAAHLLERGYRRIGVVMPREPGTAPYAAPRLEGIRRVARGAGARIEELPLGYDEGEAADLASRWRALGLDAVFAYNDEYAMLLMRAFQDAGIAVPAEAAVIGADDLMLGRLLRPRLSTVRMALATGQPLAELIDRLAQHPGGEPEHHELLRAVAVPRDST, from the coding sequence ATGAGCCAGTTACCCCAGCAGCCCTCGGAATCTCCCGTCCCCACGAGCGCCGATGTGGCGCGGCTGGCGGGCGTCTCCAGGGCCACCGTGTCGTACGTACTCAACAACAACCCCACCATGCGGATCAGCGAACCGACCCGGCGCCGGGTGCGGGAAGCCGCCCGCGATCTCGGCTACGTGCCGCACGCCGCCGCCAGGAGTCTGCGCGCCGGACACACCCGGATGGTGCTGCTGCCCACCGGGCACCTCCCCGAGGGGCCTCTCTACCGCCACTTCCTGCAGGAACTGCAGACGGGCCTGCGCGGACTCGACTACACCGTCGTCCAGTACGGCAGTGCCGGGCTGGGCGCCGACGAGGCGGCACGCGCCTGGGCGGAACTCCGCCCCGTGGCCGTCGTCGCCCCGGCCGGACTGGCCCTCACCCCCTACGGCATCGCCGTCCTCATCCGCTCCGGCGCCAAGGCCGTCATCACCCTCGGCCCGCACCCCGTGGAGGGGGCCCACGGCCTGGTGCTGGACCAGCGCGAGGTCGGCGGCAGCGCCGCCGCCCACCTGCTGGAACGGGGCTACCGGCGGATCGGCGTCGTCATGCCCCGCGAGCCGGGCACCGCCCCGTACGCGGCCCCGCGCCTCGAAGGGATCCGGCGCGTGGCGCGAGGGGCCGGGGCACGGATCGAGGAACTCCCGCTCGGCTACGACGAGGGGGAGGCCGCCGACCTGGCTTCCCGCTGGCGGGCGCTCGGCCTCGACGCCGTCTTCGCCTACAACGACGAGTACGCCATGCTGCTGATGCGGGCCTTCCAGGACGCCGGAATCGCGGTACCCGCCGAGGCGGCCGTGATCGGTGCCGACGACCTGATGCTCGGACGGCTGCTCCGCCCCCGGCTGAGCACCGTACGGATGGCGCTCGCCACGGGACAGCCGCTCGCCGAACTCATCGACCGGCTGGCCCAGCACCCCGGTGGGGAGCCGGAGCACCACGAGCTGCTCCGGGCCGTCGCGGTGCCCCGCGACTCGACCTGA
- a CDS encoding IS5 family transposase: MVIFAGRAPAKIIYMCVCFCKPCYETSLTDAQWAVIEPLLPLRDLRRGGRPLMFSRRLVLDTVLYVLGTGCAWRLVPHDLAPWDVAYRWFRSWAADGTWDRVRDAWRDRVRVADGRDPEPSAAVLDSVGEVSSGRREHRLRRGKRVRGRKRHLLVDTCGLVLRAVVHSASVQDRAGAKLVLTGIRDLFPRVGLVWVDGGYVNRVDSGLIRWAADNENVEIVAVPRNADVKGFQVLPRRWVVERTFSWLGRCRRLARDYERKTAHAEAMIKVAMIRLMAARLAGETIEPHGPIEAEAARRLTDDLDH; this comes from the coding sequence GTGGTGATCTTCGCGGGTCGGGCGCCAGCGAAGATCATCTACATGTGCGTCTGTTTCTGTAAGCCGTGCTACGAGACGTCGTTGACGGATGCTCAGTGGGCGGTGATCGAGCCGCTTTTGCCCCTGCGTGACCTGCGGCGCGGTGGCCGTCCGCTGATGTTCTCGCGTCGGCTGGTCCTGGACACGGTGCTGTACGTGCTGGGCACCGGGTGTGCCTGGCGGCTGGTTCCGCATGATCTTGCCCCGTGGGACGTCGCCTACCGGTGGTTCAGGTCATGGGCGGCCGACGGGACCTGGGACCGGGTGCGTGACGCGTGGAGGGACCGCGTCCGGGTGGCCGACGGTCGTGATCCCGAGCCGTCGGCCGCAGTGCTGGACTCAGTCGGCGAAGTCTCATCAGGGAGGCGAGAGCATCGGCTACGACGCGGGAAACGGGTGCGGGGGCGCAAGCGCCATCTGCTGGTGGACACCTGCGGCCTCGTACTGCGCGCCGTGGTGCACTCCGCTTCGGTCCAGGACCGGGCCGGAGCGAAACTGGTCCTCACCGGCATCCGGGATCTGTTTCCGCGGGTCGGCCTGGTCTGGGTCGATGGCGGCTACGTCAACCGCGTCGACTCCGGACTGATCCGCTGGGCGGCGGACAACGAGAACGTGGAGATCGTCGCCGTCCCACGCAACGCGGACGTGAAAGGCTTCCAGGTGCTGCCCCGCAGGTGGGTGGTGGAACGAACATTCTCCTGGTTGGGACGGTGCAGACGGTTGGCCCGCGACTACGAGCGCAAGACGGCGCACGCCGAAGCGATGATCAAGGTTGCGATGATCCGGCTCATGGCCGCCCGCCTCGCCGGCGAGACCATCGAACCCCACGGCCCCATCGAAGCCGAAGCGGCCCGACGCCTCACCGACGACCTCGACCACTAG
- the trxA gene encoding thioredoxin, with translation MSTVELTKDNFDQVVSDNEFVLIDFWASWCGPCRQFAPVYDSASERHPDLVFAKVDTEAQQELAAAFEIRSIPTLMIVRDNVAVFAQPGALPEAALEDIIGQARNLDMDEVRASVEEQKKQAQGQAQGQGPAPA, from the coding sequence ATGAGCACCGTAGAGCTCACCAAGGACAACTTCGACCAGGTCGTGAGCGACAACGAATTCGTCCTGATCGACTTCTGGGCCTCCTGGTGCGGTCCCTGCCGCCAGTTCGCCCCGGTCTACGACTCCGCGTCGGAGCGCCACCCCGATCTGGTCTTCGCCAAGGTCGACACCGAGGCGCAGCAGGAGCTGGCCGCTGCCTTCGAGATCCGTTCGATCCCCACGCTGATGATCGTCCGCGACAACGTGGCCGTGTTCGCGCAGCCGGGTGCGCTGCCGGAGGCCGCGCTGGAGGACATCATCGGGCAGGCGAGGAACCTCGACATGGACGAGGTGCGGGCGTCGGTGGAGGAGCAGAAGAAGCAGGCACAGGGCCAGGCGCAGGGTCAGGGCCCGGCACCGGCGTAA
- a CDS encoding type II toxin-antitoxin system PemK/MazF family toxin: MTYQYGTTSDTGVPSAFPGSTGPFATAEADPHEAGPVRTSYAPDRDGDPDPGEIVWTWVPFEEKDGRGKDRPVLVVAREAAGTFLAVQLSSKQHDLDREWVALGAGPWDSSGRPSWADLDRVLRVHEDGMRREACALDAVRFERVADRLRERYGWR, encoded by the coding sequence ATGACATATCAGTACGGCACCACCTCCGACACCGGTGTTCCCTCCGCGTTCCCCGGCAGCACCGGTCCCTTCGCGACGGCGGAGGCGGACCCTCACGAGGCGGGGCCGGTCCGCACCTCGTACGCCCCCGACCGGGACGGCGATCCCGACCCGGGGGAGATCGTCTGGACCTGGGTGCCCTTCGAGGAGAAGGACGGCAGGGGCAAGGACCGGCCGGTGCTCGTGGTGGCGCGGGAGGCGGCCGGCACCTTCCTCGCCGTCCAGCTCTCCAGCAAGCAGCACGACCTGGACCGGGAGTGGGTGGCCCTGGGAGCGGGGCCGTGGGACAGCTCGGGCAGGCCCTCCTGGGCGGACCTGGACCGGGTGCTGCGGGTGCACGAGGACGGGATGCGGCGCGAGGCGTGCGCGCTGGACGCCGTACGGTTCGAGCGCGTGGCGGACCGTCTGCGGGAGCGGTACGGCTGGCGCTGA
- a CDS encoding TIGR02452 family protein, with the protein MSARMRALARETESIVHEGRYRTPSGNEADVARATAAALSGTRLYGPEPVAVAALDSHRATAFEVTGESSLRAARRLSEEGPDEVAVLSYASARNPGGGYLNGARAQEEDLCRGSALHATLLRAPEYYAHHRAHRSAFYTDRVIHSPGVPVFRDDRGTLLEVPCAAGFLTSPAPNAGVIRRQTPEEAHRVPAALARRAERVLEVAAACGYRRLVLGAWGCGVFQNDPAQVADAFAGLLTDAGRFTGHFDRVVFGILDRAPDSATRAAFARRFPG; encoded by the coding sequence GTGAGCGCACGCATGCGCGCCCTGGCGCGTGAGACCGAGTCCATCGTCCACGAGGGCCGCTACCGCACACCGTCGGGGAACGAGGCCGACGTGGCTCGCGCCACGGCCGCCGCGCTCTCGGGGACGCGGCTGTACGGACCGGAGCCGGTGGCGGTCGCCGCACTCGACTCCCACCGCGCCACCGCCTTCGAGGTGACGGGAGAGAGCAGCCTGCGGGCCGCCCGCCGACTGAGCGAGGAAGGCCCGGACGAGGTCGCCGTGCTCAGCTACGCCTCGGCCCGCAACCCGGGCGGCGGTTACCTCAACGGCGCACGGGCGCAGGAGGAGGACCTCTGCCGCGGCTCCGCGCTCCACGCGACCCTGCTGCGCGCCCCCGAGTACTACGCGCACCACCGGGCGCACCGCAGCGCGTTCTACACCGACCGGGTCATCCACTCACCCGGCGTGCCGGTCTTCCGTGACGACCGGGGCACCCTCCTCGAAGTCCCCTGCGCGGCGGGCTTCCTCACCTCTCCCGCGCCCAACGCGGGCGTGATCCGGCGGCAGACGCCCGAGGAGGCGCACCGCGTCCCGGCCGCCCTGGCGCGCCGCGCCGAACGGGTGCTGGAGGTCGCCGCCGCGTGCGGCTACCGCCGGCTGGTCCTGGGCGCGTGGGGCTGCGGGGTGTTCCAGAACGATCCCGCGCAGGTCGCGGACGCCTTCGCCGGGCTGCTCACGGATGCCGGGCGCTTCACCGGCCACTTCGACCGGGTCGTCTTCGGCATCCTCGACCGGGCGCCGGATTCCGCCACCCGCGCCGCGTTCGCCCGCCGCTTCCCCGGGTAG
- the egtA gene encoding ergothioneine biosynthesis glutamate--cysteine ligase EgtA, producing the protein MPPNRTTGSGTVTHGTPLGESEAEDLLQAICFKTGPPRTVGVELEWLIHDAVRPDLRVAPERMDESFARVKALTLDSALTFEPGGQLELSSRPAGSLMECVDAVATDLAAVRDTLGRSGLVPAGLGVDPWRSPRRWLREPRYDAMERALDRSGTAGRAMMCTSASVQVCLDAGEEEPGPLGYGRRWQLVHLLGAVLVAAFANSPFQQRSRTGWRSTRQGLWAALDPDRTLAPPAHLPPREAWAAHVLDTSVMCVRTGEGPWEVPEGLTFRQWIRGGGNRPPVLDDLEYHMTTCFPPARPRGHLELRMIDAQSGKDGWLVPLAVATALFDDPEAAETVYRTVKPLAETAGQDAAPRNPLWRAAARDGLTDPELRAAATVCFGTALDALPRIGASTAVVDTVADFTERLVARGRCPADDLPDLLSPEAAAAWAAASSVGGARTIPSGKGYPA; encoded by the coding sequence ATGCCCCCGAACAGGACCACCGGATCCGGCACCGTCACGCACGGAACGCCCCTCGGCGAGAGCGAGGCGGAGGATTTACTGCAGGCCATCTGTTTCAAGACGGGCCCGCCCCGCACCGTCGGGGTGGAACTCGAATGGCTCATCCACGACGCGGTCCGTCCTGACCTGCGGGTCGCGCCGGAACGCATGGACGAGTCCTTCGCCCGGGTGAAGGCGCTGACGCTCGACTCGGCGCTGACCTTCGAACCCGGCGGACAGCTGGAACTCAGTTCCCGGCCCGCCGGATCGCTCATGGAGTGTGTCGACGCGGTCGCCACCGACCTCGCGGCCGTGCGCGACACCCTGGGCCGCTCGGGCCTGGTCCCGGCGGGATTGGGCGTCGACCCGTGGCGGTCGCCCCGCCGGTGGCTCCGGGAGCCGCGGTACGACGCGATGGAGAGGGCCCTGGACCGCTCGGGTACGGCGGGGCGGGCCATGATGTGCACCTCCGCGTCCGTCCAGGTCTGCCTGGACGCGGGCGAGGAGGAGCCGGGACCGCTCGGCTACGGCCGCCGGTGGCAGCTGGTGCACCTGCTGGGCGCGGTACTGGTGGCCGCCTTCGCCAACTCGCCCTTCCAGCAGCGGTCCCGGACCGGCTGGCGGTCCACCCGGCAGGGGCTCTGGGCGGCGCTCGACCCGGACCGCACGCTGGCGCCCCCCGCGCACCTGCCCCCGCGCGAGGCGTGGGCCGCCCATGTCCTGGACACCAGCGTCATGTGCGTCCGGACCGGCGAGGGCCCCTGGGAGGTGCCGGAGGGACTCACGTTCCGCCAGTGGATCCGGGGCGGCGGCAACAGGCCGCCCGTCCTCGACGACCTGGAATACCACATGACCACCTGTTTCCCGCCCGCGCGGCCGCGCGGTCATCTGGAGCTGCGCATGATCGACGCCCAGTCCGGGAAGGACGGCTGGCTGGTGCCCCTGGCCGTCGCCACCGCACTCTTCGACGATCCGGAGGCGGCGGAGACGGTGTACCGCACCGTGAAACCCCTGGCCGAGACGGCGGGGCAGGACGCCGCTCCGCGCAATCCGCTGTGGCGGGCCGCCGCCCGTGACGGGCTGACCGATCCCGAACTCCGGGCGGCGGCCACCGTCTGCTTCGGGACGGCGCTCGACGCACTCCCCCGGATCGGCGCGTCCACCGCGGTGGTGGACACCGTGGCCGACTTCACCGAGCGGCTCGTCGCCCGCGGACGATGTCCCGCCGACGACCTGCCCGATCTCCTCTCCCCCGAGGCCGCCGCCGCCTGGGCCGCGGCGTCGTCGGTGGGCGGCGCCCGGACGATCCCCTCCGGAAAGGGCTACCCCGCATGA
- the egtC gene encoding ergothioneine biosynthesis protein EgtC: MCRHVAYLGPSVPLGEVLVAPVSSLVRQSWAPRRQRNGTVNADGFGVGWYAPGDPVPGRYRRAVPVWGDETFGELARVVRSGAFLAAVRDATMSGADGEAAAAPFKAGPLLFSHNGAVLGWPGSLVPLASALPAPVLLNLDARSDSALLWAMVRCRVDEGDDLPQAVADTVRDVARSAPGSRLNLLLTDGATVVATAWGDSLWYLHRPGFRTVVASEPYDDDPGWREVPDRTLLVATVDDVLPTPLKEHPA; this comes from the coding sequence ATGTGCCGTCATGTGGCTTATCTGGGACCGTCGGTGCCGCTGGGCGAGGTCCTGGTGGCTCCCGTATCCTCGCTCGTACGGCAGTCCTGGGCGCCTCGCCGGCAGCGCAACGGCACGGTCAACGCGGACGGGTTCGGCGTGGGCTGGTACGCGCCCGGCGACCCGGTGCCCGGCCGCTACCGGCGGGCCGTCCCGGTCTGGGGCGACGAGACGTTCGGGGAGCTCGCCCGGGTGGTCCGCAGCGGGGCGTTCCTCGCCGCCGTGCGGGACGCCACGATGTCGGGCGCGGACGGGGAGGCTGCGGCCGCACCGTTCAAGGCGGGTCCGCTGCTCTTCAGCCACAACGGGGCCGTGCTCGGCTGGCCCGGGTCCCTCGTACCCCTCGCGTCCGCGCTGCCCGCACCGGTCCTGCTAAACCTGGACGCCCGCAGCGACTCGGCGCTGCTGTGGGCGATGGTCCGCTGCCGCGTCGACGAGGGCGACGACCTGCCGCAGGCCGTCGCGGACACGGTCCGGGACGTGGCGCGGTCCGCGCCCGGTTCACGGCTCAACCTGCTGCTCACGGACGGGGCGACCGTCGTGGCGACCGCCTGGGGCGACAGCCTCTGGTACCTGCACCGGCCCGGCTTCCGCACGGTGGTGGCCTCGGAGCCGTACGACGACGATCCCGGCTGGCGCGAGGTGCCGGACCGCACCCTGCTGGTCGCGACCGTCGACGATGTCCTGCCCACCCCGCTCAAGGAGCACCCCGCGTGA
- a CDS encoding sensor domain-containing diguanylate cyclase, which produces MRTDQAVAEIYTARSLADTLQAIADGAVSGFGYELACVNLVGPDGDLVVAALAGNPAAEALTTGRVGSRASWERRLEMGEDWSGLRFIPHTEGWVLDDDDVPQWHTDGPAPEHEDGWHPNDRLFAPMYLPNGELIGVISVDRPKDGRRPRAQAREALRTYSFHSAIAISMARLRANMQRALVRLEREHTTLRASEESFRQAFEYAPSGMAITEMGGDTHGRLLRVNDALCRLLGQPQSTLRRYSFSDLVHPEDIDDLLRTSADGGSAEVRLARRDGSYVWVSISNSVVADTADGPQFFLTNVGDIETRKRREGELERRASLDELTGLLTESELRLRLASTLCDTPNSSTGADDPYAVEPYRLHRHRRLPIGADSTLVVIRLGIDGFKTYNERHGRAAGDAALVKIADQLQSELDRNRAYGEPVPLARVRGDEFVTLVPDLDKTAAETLVTRLCQALRPVPLEATGILCWATCGTSADQVLRRSGDLLQDRKLLPGPART; this is translated from the coding sequence CTGCGGACTGACCAGGCCGTGGCCGAGATCTACACGGCCCGTAGCTTGGCCGACACGCTCCAGGCCATCGCCGACGGCGCAGTCTCCGGCTTCGGCTACGAGCTGGCCTGTGTGAATCTTGTGGGCCCCGATGGCGACCTCGTGGTCGCCGCCCTGGCGGGCAACCCCGCAGCCGAGGCACTCACCACCGGTCGAGTCGGTTCCCGAGCCTCCTGGGAACGTCGGCTAGAGATGGGTGAGGATTGGTCGGGGCTGCGTTTCATCCCGCACACGGAGGGTTGGGTGCTTGACGACGACGACGTACCGCAGTGGCACACCGACGGACCCGCGCCCGAGCACGAAGACGGCTGGCACCCCAACGACCGACTCTTCGCACCGATGTACTTGCCGAACGGCGAGCTAATCGGCGTAATCTCCGTTGACCGCCCGAAGGACGGCCGTCGTCCACGCGCCCAAGCCCGTGAGGCGCTGCGCACGTACTCCTTCCACTCCGCCATCGCCATCAGCATGGCGCGTCTTCGGGCCAACATGCAGCGCGCGCTGGTGCGGCTCGAGCGTGAGCATACGACCCTGCGCGCCAGCGAGGAGTCGTTCCGTCAGGCCTTCGAGTACGCGCCATCTGGCATGGCCATCACCGAGATGGGCGGCGACACCCACGGACGGCTCCTACGCGTCAACGACGCCCTGTGTCGCCTGCTCGGCCAGCCCCAGTCCACGCTCCGCCGCTACTCCTTCAGCGACCTCGTCCACCCTGAGGACATCGACGACCTCCTCCGGACCTCCGCCGACGGCGGCAGCGCGGAGGTGAGACTCGCCCGCCGCGACGGCTCGTACGTCTGGGTCTCGATCTCCAACTCCGTCGTCGCCGATACCGCCGACGGTCCCCAATTCTTCCTCACCAATGTAGGAGACATCGAGACGCGCAAGAGGCGCGAGGGCGAGTTGGAACGGAGGGCGAGTCTCGACGAACTCACCGGCCTTCTCACGGAGTCGGAGCTACGGCTCCGCCTGGCGAGCACCTTGTGCGACACGCCGAATTCCTCTACGGGGGCCGACGATCCGTACGCGGTCGAACCGTACCGCCTCCACCGCCACCGGAGACTGCCGATCGGCGCGGACTCCACGCTCGTCGTGATACGCCTCGGCATCGACGGGTTCAAGACGTATAACGAGCGCCACGGCCGGGCCGCCGGAGACGCCGCGCTCGTGAAAATCGCCGATCAGCTTCAGAGCGAGCTCGACCGCAACCGGGCGTACGGGGAGCCCGTGCCTCTGGCACGGGTCCGCGGCGACGAGTTCGTCACCCTCGTCCCTGACCTGGACAAAACGGCTGCCGAGACACTCGTGACCCGGCTGTGCCAGGCTCTTCGGCCCGTCCCCCTGGAGGCGACCGGCATCCTGTGCTGGGCAACCTGCGGTACTTCAGCCGACCAGGTGCTGAGGCGCTCTGGAGATCTGCTCCAAGACAGAAAGCTCCTTCCCGGACCGGCACGGACGTGA
- the egtB gene encoding ergothioneine biosynthesis protein EgtB produces MTGHSDSNFHLAPESDAEDLRSRALRALLAARARTAVLTDSVDDGELVSQHSPLMSPLVWDLAHIGNQEEQWLLRAVGGRDAIRPEIDGLYDAFEHPRSARPSLPLLAPAEARTYASEVRGRVLDILQSAPLHDGGRPLERAGFAFGMIAQHEQQHDETMLITHQLRSGPVALTAPEPPAAADRVRLPDEVLVPGGPFTMGTSTEPWALDNERPAHRREVAAFHLDTTPVTCGAYQRFIEDGGYARERWWQPAGWAMVREHELTAPLFWRREGGEWLRRRFGVTEPVPADEPVLHVSWYEADAYARWAGRRLPTEAEWEKAARHDSAAGRSLRYPWGDADPTPERANLGQRHLRPAPAGAYPAGQSPAGARQLIGDVWEWTASDFLPYPGFAAFPYREYSEVFFGPEHKVLRGGSFAVDPVACRGTFRNWDLPVRRQIFSGFRTARDA; encoded by the coding sequence ATGACCGGCCACTCCGACAGCAACTTCCACCTCGCGCCGGAGTCCGACGCCGAGGACCTCCGCAGCCGGGCGCTGCGCGCCCTGCTCGCCGCCCGGGCCCGCACCGCGGTCCTGACGGACAGCGTGGACGACGGCGAACTCGTCTCCCAGCACTCCCCGTTGATGTCTCCACTGGTCTGGGACCTCGCCCACATCGGCAACCAGGAAGAGCAGTGGCTGCTGCGCGCCGTGGGCGGCAGGGACGCGATCCGGCCGGAGATCGACGGCCTCTACGACGCGTTCGAACACCCGCGCTCCGCCCGTCCCTCCTTGCCGCTGTTGGCTCCCGCCGAGGCCCGGACCTACGCATCGGAGGTACGCGGCCGGGTGCTGGACATCCTGCAGAGTGCACCGCTGCACGACGGCGGGCGCCCCCTCGAACGCGCCGGCTTCGCCTTCGGGATGATCGCCCAGCACGAACAGCAGCACGACGAGACGATGCTGATCACCCATCAGCTGCGTTCCGGCCCGGTGGCGCTGACCGCTCCCGAACCGCCCGCGGCAGCGGACCGGGTACGGCTCCCGGACGAAGTACTGGTTCCCGGAGGGCCGTTCACCATGGGGACGTCCACAGAGCCGTGGGCCCTGGACAACGAGCGCCCGGCGCACCGGCGGGAGGTGGCCGCCTTCCACCTGGACACCACCCCGGTCACCTGCGGGGCGTACCAGCGGTTCATCGAGGACGGCGGCTACGCCCGGGAACGCTGGTGGCAGCCGGCGGGCTGGGCGATGGTCCGCGAACACGAACTCACCGCACCGCTCTTCTGGCGCCGCGAGGGGGGTGAGTGGCTGCGGCGGCGGTTCGGGGTGACGGAGCCCGTCCCGGCCGACGAGCCGGTGCTCCACGTCAGCTGGTACGAGGCGGACGCCTACGCCCGCTGGGCCGGGCGCAGGCTGCCGACGGAGGCCGAATGGGAGAAGGCGGCCCGCCACGATTCGGCGGCCGGCCGTTCACTGCGCTACCCGTGGGGCGACGCCGACCCCACGCCCGAACGCGCCAACCTCGGCCAGCGCCATCTGCGGCCCGCTCCGGCCGGCGCCTATCCGGCGGGGCAGTCGCCGGCCGGGGCCCGCCAGCTGATCGGTGACGTGTGGGAGTGGACGGCCAGTGACTTCCTGCCGTACCCGGGCTTCGCGGCCTTCCCGTACCGGGAGTACTCGGAGGTCTTCTTCGGTCCGGAGCACAAGGTGCTGCGGGGCGGGTCGTTCGCGGTGGACCCGGTCGCCTGCCGGGGCACGTTCCGGAACTGGGACCTGCCGGTGCGCCGCCAGATCTTCTCCGGTTTCCGCACCGCCCGGGATGCCTGA